CTGTAAGGCTCAATGCGCTTATGCCAGTATTCCGATGTTCGTTGTCCCAGTTCGGCATTGAAGAAGAAGGCTGTCCCATCTTCTAAGATCATGGACTGGACATACATCGGATCATCCAATTTGACATAGAAACTGGTGAAGGTCACATGGACTTCTATGTTATTGGCAGAAAAAGGTCTGTTCGCTATCTGTCCGCGCAGGATGGAATTTTCGTTAATCCTCTTCAAATACCCTTCCACGATATCCACAAGAACGAACCTGGCTTCGCAAAGATCCGAGATTTGCTGGCTGGTAAAATCGAGCCTGAGCTTGTAGATACTGTCGTTGTAATACATGCGGGAGTCGTGCAGCTTCAGCTTGTACTGCTTCTTTAAGTCTCTCGCGTATGTCAGGACAATTTTTGTCATTTCCTCATTATCGACTCTATCTTGACAAACTTTATCCCAGGGACCGCCCAATCTCTGCTGATGCTGTCTTGTGGGGCGGCAGCTTGTCAAAGAAAGCGCTGTAATGACAAAAAGCGACAGTGCGATGAACCTTTTCATTGAGAAATCCATACTTCTAAGGTTAAGAAACTGTGTATATATCAAACAGAAACATTTACCCCCAAAGGATAATTTGATTACGAACCACCTCGCCAAGGTTATATCGAACGCGTCTTAAAATTTAATTTTTTGACAAAGAGAAAGCTCCCCAGGATTGAACGCTGGCAAGTCACCTAATATTAGAAACATGAGGCGACTTGCCGCTTATCAACCCTGGGGAGCTTTCTCTTTGCCAAAAACCTAATTCAGCAGGAGGTGGATATTGGCGTTTTGCTACAGGCTCTTGAATGCATTGTACTTTCTGTACCAATCCACAAACAGCGGAATTCCCTCTTCCAAATTGGTTTTGGGCTCAAACTGTAGCAACTGATGGCTTTTTTCGATGGAGGCATATGTCTCTTTAACATCCCCCTTTTGCGGGGAAGTAACGCGGATCTTTGCTTTTTGTCCAACAGCACTCTCTAAAATTTGAATAAAGCGCATTAGAGCGACAGGCCTGTGGTTTCCGAGATTAAAAATTTCAAACCCGCCCGGAAGATCCATGGCTTTAATCACTCCTTCGATGATGTCGTCGATGTAGGTGAAATCGCGCATCTGGTCTTCGCCAAACACGTCGATAGGAATGCCTTTGACAATCTTATCGGTAAAAGAGTAGTAGGCCATGTCGGGTCTGCCAAAGGGACCGTATACAGTGAAAAAGCGGAGGCCGATGGCCGAAATGCCATAGAGGTGATGATACGTTCTTGCCATCAGCTCGTTGCACTTTTTTGTCACCCCGTAGAAACTGGCCTGTTGGTCAGTTGCGTCCGTTTCATCAAAGGGCACTTTCGTATTCAAACCGTAAACGGAAGAGGATGAGGCAAATAGCAATTTAATCTCAGGATGATCCTTCAACACCTCCAGAATCGATAAAAAACCGTTAATGTTCGCGTCGATGTAAGCTTTGGGATTGAGCAGGGAAAAGCGGACACCGGCCTGAGCTGCCATGTGCAGAATGTGTGTCGGCCTAAACTCTTTGATTAAAGCTGTCAGAAGGGTGACATCCTGTATATCTCCTTCCACGCAGCGGATATCTTGAAGATCCGCTATTCTCGCCCTTTTCAGGTTCGAGTCGTAGTAGTCGTTAAAATTGTCGATTCCCATCAAGGAATCACCAAGCTCCTTCAACTTTTTGGCCAGGTGGTATCCGATAAATCCTGCCATGCCGGTAATTAAAACACGTCTGTTTGCCATAAGCATCATCCAATGAAAAGTTAGGGAGAATATACCGAAAGCATACCAAAAGGGAGAGAAGAAGATCAGGAAAAAGAACCTAACCCGCTTAAATTTGCTCTTGTTTCCTAAGCGAAATCCCCTGTATGTTCTTTCCCGTAAAGAGCCGCCGTATAAGTGCGGCTTATACCGAACGCGTCTCAAAATCCGGGATTTTGAGACGCTTTCGGTATAAAGATGAAACCAAACTCCGCTGACACAATGGGAAAACTGAAGAAAGAGATAGCCGGCTGGGGCGGCATGGCTAAAGGGGAGACCTGCCTCTTCCGCCCGGAAAAGATCGAGCACATCCTCCGCGGCTCCCCCCTGTTCTCGGCAAGAGGACTTGGCAGGAGCTATGGCGATGCCTCCTTGAATACCGGAGGAGAGGTCATCCTCATGGAGCGCCTGAACCGCTTATTAAGCTTTAACGCCGAAAATCACGTTTTGAAGGCGGAGGCGGGCGCAACCATCCGCGATATCGTAGAGACTTTTAGCACAAAAGGCTACTTTGTGCCGGTCACCCCGGGAACTAAGGAAGCGACCCTCGGAGGGTGCCTTGCCGCGGATGCCCACGGAAAAAATCATCACGCCGACGGATCTTTCTCCGACCATGTTTTAGAGTTTGAGCTGATGCTGCCGGACGGCACCAAAAGAAGGGTCCGGCGCCAGGATGAGGAACTTTTTTACGCGACAGCAGGCGGCATGGGGCTGACGGGCGTTATCACGGAAGTGACCCTTAAGCTTTTGCCTGTCGAAACCCCTTTCATCAAAGTGCTCAACACTCCTTTTGAATCACTCACTTGCCTAATCAAAAAATTAAACGAATCATCCGATGCAGCCCGCTATTCTGTTGCCTGGCTAGATCTTCTGTCTTTTAAGAATGACAAGGTAAACAGCATCCTGATCGAAGGCGATCACGCAAAACGTGGCGAACTTCCGGACAAACTGAAGAGCAAAGAAGCCAAGCCCATATCCATTCCCTTTTCATTCCCCTCGCTCGCTCTGAACAGAACAACACAGAAGCTCTTCAACAAAATCTATTTTTATCAGCAGAAGAAAAAGGGCGCTC
This genomic interval from Estrella lausannensis contains the following:
- a CDS encoding NAD-dependent epimerase/dehydratase family protein — its product is MANRRVLITGMAGFIGYHLAKKLKELGDSLMGIDNFNDYYDSNLKRARIADLQDIRCVEGDIQDVTLLTALIKEFRPTHILHMAAQAGVRFSLLNPKAYIDANINGFLSILEVLKDHPEIKLLFASSSSVYGLNTKVPFDETDATDQQASFYGVTKKCNELMARTYHHLYGISAIGLRFFTVYGPFGRPDMAYYSFTDKIVKGIPIDVFGEDQMRDFTYIDDIIEGVIKAMDLPGGFEIFNLGNHRPVALMRFIQILESAVGQKAKIRVTSPQKGDVKETYASIEKSHQLLQFEPKTNLEEGIPLFVDWYRKYNAFKSL
- a CDS encoding FAD-binding oxidoreductase is translated as MKPNSADTMGKLKKEIAGWGGMAKGETCLFRPEKIEHILRGSPLFSARGLGRSYGDASLNTGGEVILMERLNRLLSFNAENHVLKAEAGATIRDIVETFSTKGYFVPVTPGTKEATLGGCLAADAHGKNHHADGSFSDHVLEFELMLPDGTKRRVRRQDEELFYATAGGMGLTGVITEVTLKLLPVETPFIKVLNTPFESLTCLIKKLNESSDAARYSVAWLDLLSFKNDKVNSILIEGDHAKRGELPDKLKSKEAKPISIPFSFPSLALNRTTQKLFNKIYFYQQKKKGAPFFCHYNPFFYPLDRIGNWNRMYGSRGFYQYQFVVPEANAEEALRDILAHLTAARCPVYLAVLKKFGKKNPGYLSFPMEGFTLAMDIPGNQPDLFHLLCQLDLIVMKNHGRVYLAKDFHVTPDVFRAMYPDYTRFLAVKRKVDPANLIQTDLARRLRIGEQ